One window of Paraburkholderia sprentiae WSM5005 genomic DNA carries:
- a CDS encoding phospholipase D family nuclease: MRFGSLSKSVAALVIAAVATYCGPAGATEAVSIEVGFTPGGSAEALVLKTLNSSRQSIRLIGYSFTSPEVVEALIDAKRRGVDVAVAVDFKSNLEEDRTGRGRAALGALVNAGIPTRVVSAFPITHDKYFIVDGKTVETGSFNYTRSAARRNAENAVVLTGDLELVRAYLKNWQYVYSQGEDYRPR; the protein is encoded by the coding sequence ATGAGGTTTGGTTCCCTCAGTAAAAGCGTTGCCGCCCTGGTGATTGCTGCGGTAGCGACGTACTGCGGCCCTGCAGGGGCTACGGAGGCAGTAAGCATCGAAGTAGGCTTCACGCCGGGAGGCAGTGCCGAAGCGCTGGTCCTCAAGACCCTAAATTCGTCGCGGCAGTCGATCCGCTTGATTGGCTATTCCTTTACTTCGCCCGAAGTCGTCGAGGCGCTCATCGACGCGAAGCGAAGAGGCGTCGATGTGGCAGTTGCTGTTGACTTCAAAAGCAATCTTGAAGAGGACCGCACGGGCAGGGGACGCGCAGCACTGGGGGCACTCGTGAACGCGGGCATTCCTACGCGGGTCGTAAGCGCATTTCCAATAACCCACGATAAATATTTCATTGTGGACGGAAAAACGGTTGAGACGGGGAGCTTCAACTATACAAGGTCTGCCGCAAGGCGCAATGCGGAGAACGCCGTCGTGTTGACGGGAGATCTGGAGCTTGTCCGAGCATACTTGAAGAACTGGCAGTACGTGTACTCACAGGGTGAGGACTACCGTCCTCGTTGA
- a CDS encoding DUF1173 domain-containing protein → MYRIAGITFAPDDQKLSQALASVYGTEKRPLCMCRGSGIEMYVAKLGHQYIIKRMPHTGAQHATSCDSYEPPAELSGLGEVMGGAIQTNIADGVTTLKFDFALSKNGSRAAPAPSGAERDTVRTDGKKLTLRGLLHYLYDEGGLTRWSPAMAGKRSWWVVRKSLLQAASDKVAKGAAVADLIYIPESFSVEKKDEITRRRLAIFNPLAQADGSTRRLMMLVGEVKELTDARFGKKMVLKHLPDAHFLMNEDLYKRMLKRFEHELALWGGTESSHLLVVGTFGVSGAGVASLEEASLMLVNENWLPYESVDEKMLLDALTAHKRRFVKGLRYNLPSTTPLASAVLSDTADPVAMYITSYGASDDYRKQLHELIEESELTSWTWDTANEVPAFPDADARQTRK, encoded by the coding sequence GTGTATCGAATTGCCGGAATAACATTTGCGCCCGACGATCAAAAGCTGAGTCAGGCGCTGGCCTCCGTCTACGGGACTGAAAAGCGTCCCCTCTGTATGTGTCGCGGCTCGGGTATCGAGATGTATGTGGCCAAGCTCGGGCATCAATACATCATCAAACGCATGCCGCATACCGGCGCACAACATGCGACCTCCTGTGACTCCTACGAGCCGCCTGCTGAATTATCCGGGCTCGGCGAAGTGATGGGCGGAGCGATCCAGACCAACATCGCGGACGGCGTTACGACACTCAAGTTTGACTTTGCGCTGTCCAAAAATGGTTCGCGCGCCGCGCCCGCACCTAGCGGCGCAGAGCGCGATACTGTCCGAACCGATGGCAAGAAGCTGACGCTTCGCGGCTTGCTGCACTACCTGTATGACGAGGGCGGGCTCACGCGTTGGTCGCCGGCGATGGCCGGCAAGCGCAGCTGGTGGGTCGTTCGCAAGTCTCTGCTACAGGCAGCAAGCGACAAGGTAGCGAAGGGCGCTGCTGTGGCCGATCTTATCTACATTCCGGAAAGCTTTTCGGTTGAGAAGAAAGACGAGATTACGCGTCGCCGGCTTGCGATCTTCAATCCGCTCGCGCAGGCTGACGGCAGCACACGCCGGCTGATGATGCTAGTGGGCGAAGTGAAGGAACTCACCGATGCCCGGTTCGGCAAGAAGATGGTGCTGAAGCATCTGCCCGATGCTCATTTTCTTATGAATGAAGACCTCTATAAGCGCATGCTCAAACGCTTCGAGCACGAGTTGGCGCTTTGGGGCGGCACGGAATCTTCGCACCTGCTGGTGGTTGGAACCTTCGGCGTGAGTGGCGCAGGCGTGGCGTCGCTGGAAGAGGCATCGCTGATGCTCGTCAACGAGAACTGGCTTCCCTACGAAAGCGTTGACGAAAAGATGCTGCTCGATGCGCTGACGGCGCACAAGCGGCGGTTCGTCAAAGGGCTTCGATACAACTTGCCATCGACCACTCCGCTGGCCAGTGCAGTCCTGTCCGACACGGCCGACCCGGTCGCGATGTACATCACGTCATACGGGGCATCGGATGATTACCGCAAGCAGTTGCACGAGTTGATCGAAGAAAGCGAGCTGACCTCGTGGACGTGGGATACGGCCAACGAAGTGCCCGCATTCCCGGATGCGGATGCACGGCAGACCCGGAAATGA
- a CDS encoding plasmid mobilization protein: MATATDRIVVQVTPVQKRSIASTAKRLGITVSELMRQAAQGFTPSEDEQDMHALIARVNASTSEANEALDDALAFVAESNKRIAAMTEGKH; encoded by the coding sequence ATGGCCACTGCAACGGATCGGATCGTGGTCCAGGTGACCCCGGTTCAGAAGCGGAGTATTGCGAGTACCGCGAAGCGCCTAGGAATTACCGTAAGCGAGTTGATGCGCCAAGCGGCGCAGGGCTTCACGCCGTCCGAGGATGAGCAGGACATGCATGCGCTGATCGCGCGCGTGAACGCGTCCACCAGTGAAGCGAACGAAGCGCTGGACGACGCGCTTGCGTTCGTCGCGGAGTCCAACAAACGAATCGCGGCGATGACGGAAGGTAAGCACTGA
- a CDS encoding prepilin peptidase: MMSTQLLGSAAALGACAGSCLPSIARTATQVALLSDGADESECEAVAMLFRGCWTPAFVAGVAALSVASVAIEGCTIRGVALTGFLLVLAVLAAIDFATMLLPDVLTIPLTVAGIVVNAWAVVVPLQDAALGATIGFFAFGCLYWAVRFVCGREGMGFGDVKLACALGAWLGYQALPHIVAAALILAGLYACALVIARKVDDDRFIPFGPFLAAGAALSGLLGTPLYALAMQA, from the coding sequence ATGATGTCGACGCAGCTACTCGGAAGCGCTGCGGCGCTGGGCGCTTGCGCGGGTAGCTGCTTACCTTCGATCGCCCGTACTGCGACTCAAGTTGCCCTGCTGTCGGACGGTGCAGACGAATCCGAGTGCGAAGCGGTGGCGATGCTGTTCCGCGGTTGCTGGACCCCGGCCTTCGTTGCCGGCGTGGCCGCGCTGTCGGTCGCGTCCGTGGCAATCGAGGGTTGCACGATCAGGGGCGTTGCGTTGACGGGATTCCTGCTCGTTTTGGCAGTGCTCGCCGCCATTGACTTCGCGACGATGCTATTGCCGGATGTCTTGACTATTCCGCTGACTGTAGCTGGCATCGTAGTTAATGCGTGGGCAGTGGTCGTGCCTCTGCAAGATGCGGCGCTCGGCGCGACGATCGGATTCTTCGCCTTTGGCTGCTTGTACTGGGCGGTGCGGTTCGTGTGCGGTCGCGAAGGGATGGGGTTTGGCGACGTGAAGCTTGCTTGTGCGCTCGGCGCATGGCTGGGGTATCAGGCGCTGCCGCATATCGTCGCCGCCGCTTTGATTCTGGCTGGCCTATACGCATGCGCGCTCGTGATCGCAAGGAAAGTCGACGACGACAGGTTTATTCCCTTCGGGCCATTTCTGGCAGCAGGCGCGGCATTGAGTGGGCTCTTGGGAACACCGCTATATGCACTTGCGATGCAAGCCTAA